Proteins found in one Vulpes vulpes isolate BD-2025 chromosome 13, VulVul3, whole genome shotgun sequence genomic segment:
- the PKLR gene encoding pyruvate kinase PKLR isoform X6, with amino-acid sequence MADTFLEHLCLLDIDSEPVAARSTSIIATIGPASHSVERLKEMIKAGMNIARLNFSHGSHEYHAQSIANIREAVESFATSPLGYRPVAIALDTKGPEIRTGVLKGGPETEVELVKGSWVLVTVDPAFRTLGDAHTVWVDYPNIVKVVPVGGHIFIDDGLISLQVKKIDRKGLETQVENGGLLGSRKGVNLPGAEVDLPGLSEQDAQDLRFGVEHNVDIIFASFVRKASDVAAIRAALGPEGRTIKIISKIENHEGVKKFEEILEVSDGIMVARGDLGIEIPAEKVFLAQKMMIGRCNLAGKPVVCATQIAREAEAAVYHRQLFEELRRAAPLSRDPTEVTAIGAVEAAFKCCAAAIIVLTKTGRSAQLLSRYRPRAAVIAVTRSAQAARQAHLCRGVFPLLYSEPPEAIWADDVDRRVQFGIESGKLRGFLRVGDLVIVVTGWRPGSGYTNIMRVLSIS; translated from the exons ATGGCAGACACCTTCCTGGAGCACCTGTGCCTGTTGGACATCGACTCGGAGCCTGTGGCCGCCCGCAGTACCAGCATCATTGCCACCATCG GGCCAGCCTCTCATTCGGTGGAGCGCCTCAAGGAGATGATCAAGGCCGGGATGAACATTGCACGCCTCAACTTCTCCCACGGCTCCCATGAG TACCACGCTCAGTCCATCGCCAACATCCGGGAGGCTGTGGAGAGCTTTGCAACTTCTCCGCTCGGCTATCGCCCCGTGGCCATTGCCCTGGACACCAAGGGACCGGAGATACGGACCGGGGTCCTGAAGGGG GGCCCTGAGACCGAAGTGGAGCTAGTGAAGGGCTCCTGGGTCCTGGTGACCGTGGACCCGGCGTTCCGGACGCTGGGGGATGCACACACCGTGTGGGTGGACTATCCCAATATCGTCAAGGTCGTGCCGGTGGGAGGCCACATCTTCATAGACGACGGGCTCATCTCCCTGCAGGTCAAGAAAATAG ACCGGAAGGGGCTGGAGACCCAAGTGGAGAATGGAGGTCTTCTGGGCAGCCGGAAAGGCGTGAACCTGCCAGGTGCCGAGGTGGACTTGCCGGGGCTGTCTGAGCAAGACGCCCAGGACCTACGCTTTGGGGTGGAGCATAATGTGGACATCATCTTTGCCTCCTTTGTGAGGAAAGCCAGTGATGTGGCTGCCATCCGGGCTGCTCTGGGGCCGGAAGGACGGACCATCAAGATCATTAGCAAAATTGAGAACCACGAAGGCGTGAAGAA GTTTGAAGAAATCCTGGAGGTGAGTGACGGCATCATGGTGGCACGGGGCGACCTAGGCATCGAGATCCCTGCTGAGAAGGTTTTCCTGGCCCAGAAGATGATGATTGGTCGGTGCAACTTGGCGGGCAAGCCCGTCGTCTGTGCCACACAG ATTgccagggaggcagaggctgcTGTGTACCACCGGCAGCTGTTTGAGGAGCTGCGCCGGGCAGCGCCACTGAGCCGCGATCCCACGGAGGTCACTGCCATAGGCGCGGTGGAGGCCGCCTTCAAGTGCTGTGCTGCTGCCATCATCGTGCTGACCAAGACTGGACG tTCAGCACAGCTGCTATCTCGGTACCGGCCTCGGGCAGCGGTCATTGCTGTCACCCGCTCTGCCCAGGCTGCCCGGCAGGCCCACCTGTGCCGAGGGGTCTTCCCCTTGCTCTACAGTGAACCTCCAGAGGCCATCTGGGCAGACGATGTGGATCGCCGGGTCCAATTTGGCATTGAAAGTG GAAAGCTCCGTGGCTTCCTCCGTGTGGGGGACCTGGTGATTGTGGTGACAGGCTGGCGACCTGGCTCTGGCTATACCAATATCATGCGAGTGCTCAGCATATCCTGA
- the PKLR gene encoding pyruvate kinase PKLR isoform X4, whose protein sequence is MEGPAGYLRRASVAQLTLELGTAFFQQQQLSAAMADTFLEHLCLLDIDSEPVAARSTSIIATIGPASHSVERLKEMIKAGMNIARLNFSHGSHEYHAQSIANIREAVESFATSPLGYRPVAIALDTKGPEIRTGVLKGGPETEVELVKGSWVLVTVDPAFRTLGDAHTVWVDYPNIVKVVPVGGHIFIDDGLISLQVKKIDRKGLETQVENGGLLGSRKGVNLPGAEVDLPGLSEQDAQDLRFGVEHNVDIIFASFVRKASDVAAIRAALGPEGRTIKIISKIENHEGVKKFEEILEVSDGIMVARGDLGIEIPAEKVFLAQKMMIGRCNLAGKPVVCATQIAREAEAAVYHRQLFEELRRAAPLSRDPTEVTAIGAVEAAFKCCAAAIIVLTKTGRSAQLLSRYRPRAAVIAVTRSAQAARQAHLCRGVFPLLYSEPPEAIWADDVDRRVQFGIESGKLRGFLRVGDLVIVVTGWRPGSGYTNIMRVLSIS, encoded by the exons ATGGAGG GACCGGCGGGGTACCTGAGGCGGGCCAGTGTGGCCCAGCTGACCCTAGAGCTGGGCACTGCCTtcttccagcagcagcagctgtcaGCTGCTATGGCAGACACCTTCCTGGAGCACCTGTGCCTGTTGGACATCGACTCGGAGCCTGTGGCCGCCCGCAGTACCAGCATCATTGCCACCATCG GGCCAGCCTCTCATTCGGTGGAGCGCCTCAAGGAGATGATCAAGGCCGGGATGAACATTGCACGCCTCAACTTCTCCCACGGCTCCCATGAG TACCACGCTCAGTCCATCGCCAACATCCGGGAGGCTGTGGAGAGCTTTGCAACTTCTCCGCTCGGCTATCGCCCCGTGGCCATTGCCCTGGACACCAAGGGACCGGAGATACGGACCGGGGTCCTGAAGGGG GGCCCTGAGACCGAAGTGGAGCTAGTGAAGGGCTCCTGGGTCCTGGTGACCGTGGACCCGGCGTTCCGGACGCTGGGGGATGCACACACCGTGTGGGTGGACTATCCCAATATCGTCAAGGTCGTGCCGGTGGGAGGCCACATCTTCATAGACGACGGGCTCATCTCCCTGCAGGTCAAGAAAATAG ACCGGAAGGGGCTGGAGACCCAAGTGGAGAATGGAGGTCTTCTGGGCAGCCGGAAAGGCGTGAACCTGCCAGGTGCCGAGGTGGACTTGCCGGGGCTGTCTGAGCAAGACGCCCAGGACCTACGCTTTGGGGTGGAGCATAATGTGGACATCATCTTTGCCTCCTTTGTGAGGAAAGCCAGTGATGTGGCTGCCATCCGGGCTGCTCTGGGGCCGGAAGGACGGACCATCAAGATCATTAGCAAAATTGAGAACCACGAAGGCGTGAAGAA GTTTGAAGAAATCCTGGAGGTGAGTGACGGCATCATGGTGGCACGGGGCGACCTAGGCATCGAGATCCCTGCTGAGAAGGTTTTCCTGGCCCAGAAGATGATGATTGGTCGGTGCAACTTGGCGGGCAAGCCCGTCGTCTGTGCCACACAG ATTgccagggaggcagaggctgcTGTGTACCACCGGCAGCTGTTTGAGGAGCTGCGCCGGGCAGCGCCACTGAGCCGCGATCCCACGGAGGTCACTGCCATAGGCGCGGTGGAGGCCGCCTTCAAGTGCTGTGCTGCTGCCATCATCGTGCTGACCAAGACTGGACG tTCAGCACAGCTGCTATCTCGGTACCGGCCTCGGGCAGCGGTCATTGCTGTCACCCGCTCTGCCCAGGCTGCCCGGCAGGCCCACCTGTGCCGAGGGGTCTTCCCCTTGCTCTACAGTGAACCTCCAGAGGCCATCTGGGCAGACGATGTGGATCGCCGGGTCCAATTTGGCATTGAAAGTG GAAAGCTCCGTGGCTTCCTCCGTGTGGGGGACCTGGTGATTGTGGTGACAGGCTGGCGACCTGGCTCTGGCTATACCAATATCATGCGAGTGCTCAGCATATCCTGA
- the PKLR gene encoding pyruvate kinase PKLR isoform X1, which translates to MEGPAGYLRRASVAQLTLELGTAFFQQQQLSAAMADTFLEHLCLLDIDSEPVAARSTSIIATIGPASHSVERLKEMIKAGMNIARLNFSHGSHEYHAQSIANIREAVESFATSPLGYRPVAIALDTKGPEIRTGVLKGGPETEVELVKGSWVLVTVDPAFRTLGDAHTVWVDYPNIVKVVPVGGHIFIDDGLISLQVKKIDRKGLETQVENGGLLGSRKGVNLPGAEVDLPGLSEQDAQDLRFGVEHNVDIIFASFVRKASDVAAIRAALGPEGRTIKIISKIENHEGVKKFEEILEVSDGIMVARGDLGIEIPAEKVFLAQKMMIGRCNLAGKPVVCATQMLESMITKPRPTRAETSDVANAVLDGADCIMLSGETAKGKFPVEAVKMQHAIAREAEAAVYHRQLFEELRRAAPLSRDPTEVTAIGAVEAAFKCCAAAIIVLTKTGRSAQLLSRYRPRAAVIAVTRSAQAARQAHLCRGVFPLLYSEPPEAIWADDVDRRVQFGIESGKLRGFLRVGDLVIVVTGWRPGSGYTNIMRVLSIS; encoded by the exons ATGGAGG GACCGGCGGGGTACCTGAGGCGGGCCAGTGTGGCCCAGCTGACCCTAGAGCTGGGCACTGCCTtcttccagcagcagcagctgtcaGCTGCTATGGCAGACACCTTCCTGGAGCACCTGTGCCTGTTGGACATCGACTCGGAGCCTGTGGCCGCCCGCAGTACCAGCATCATTGCCACCATCG GGCCAGCCTCTCATTCGGTGGAGCGCCTCAAGGAGATGATCAAGGCCGGGATGAACATTGCACGCCTCAACTTCTCCCACGGCTCCCATGAG TACCACGCTCAGTCCATCGCCAACATCCGGGAGGCTGTGGAGAGCTTTGCAACTTCTCCGCTCGGCTATCGCCCCGTGGCCATTGCCCTGGACACCAAGGGACCGGAGATACGGACCGGGGTCCTGAAGGGG GGCCCTGAGACCGAAGTGGAGCTAGTGAAGGGCTCCTGGGTCCTGGTGACCGTGGACCCGGCGTTCCGGACGCTGGGGGATGCACACACCGTGTGGGTGGACTATCCCAATATCGTCAAGGTCGTGCCGGTGGGAGGCCACATCTTCATAGACGACGGGCTCATCTCCCTGCAGGTCAAGAAAATAG ACCGGAAGGGGCTGGAGACCCAAGTGGAGAATGGAGGTCTTCTGGGCAGCCGGAAAGGCGTGAACCTGCCAGGTGCCGAGGTGGACTTGCCGGGGCTGTCTGAGCAAGACGCCCAGGACCTACGCTTTGGGGTGGAGCATAATGTGGACATCATCTTTGCCTCCTTTGTGAGGAAAGCCAGTGATGTGGCTGCCATCCGGGCTGCTCTGGGGCCGGAAGGACGGACCATCAAGATCATTAGCAAAATTGAGAACCACGAAGGCGTGAAGAA GTTTGAAGAAATCCTGGAGGTGAGTGACGGCATCATGGTGGCACGGGGCGACCTAGGCATCGAGATCCCTGCTGAGAAGGTTTTCCTGGCCCAGAAGATGATGATTGGTCGGTGCAACTTGGCGGGCAAGCCCGTCGTCTGTGCCACACAG ATGCTGGAGAGCATGATCACTAAGCCCCGGCCAACCCGGGCAGAGACGAGTGATGTAGCCAATGCTGTGCTGGATGGAGCAGATTGCATCATGCTATCAGGGGAGACCGCCAAGGGCAAATTTCCTGTGGAGGCTGTAAAGATGCAGCATGCG ATTgccagggaggcagaggctgcTGTGTACCACCGGCAGCTGTTTGAGGAGCTGCGCCGGGCAGCGCCACTGAGCCGCGATCCCACGGAGGTCACTGCCATAGGCGCGGTGGAGGCCGCCTTCAAGTGCTGTGCTGCTGCCATCATCGTGCTGACCAAGACTGGACG tTCAGCACAGCTGCTATCTCGGTACCGGCCTCGGGCAGCGGTCATTGCTGTCACCCGCTCTGCCCAGGCTGCCCGGCAGGCCCACCTGTGCCGAGGGGTCTTCCCCTTGCTCTACAGTGAACCTCCAGAGGCCATCTGGGCAGACGATGTGGATCGCCGGGTCCAATTTGGCATTGAAAGTG GAAAGCTCCGTGGCTTCCTCCGTGTGGGGGACCTGGTGATTGTGGTGACAGGCTGGCGACCTGGCTCTGGCTATACCAATATCATGCGAGTGCTCAGCATATCCTGA
- the PKLR gene encoding pyruvate kinase PKLR isoform X2, with amino-acid sequence MRTPSLGKQQQLSAAMADTFLEHLCLLDIDSEPVAARSTSIIATIGPASHSVERLKEMIKAGMNIARLNFSHGSHEYHAQSIANIREAVESFATSPLGYRPVAIALDTKGPEIRTGVLKGGPETEVELVKGSWVLVTVDPAFRTLGDAHTVWVDYPNIVKVVPVGGHIFIDDGLISLQVKKIDRKGLETQVENGGLLGSRKGVNLPGAEVDLPGLSEQDAQDLRFGVEHNVDIIFASFVRKASDVAAIRAALGPEGRTIKIISKIENHEGVKKFEEILEVSDGIMVARGDLGIEIPAEKVFLAQKMMIGRCNLAGKPVVCATQMLESMITKPRPTRAETSDVANAVLDGADCIMLSGETAKGKFPVEAVKMQHAIAREAEAAVYHRQLFEELRRAAPLSRDPTEVTAIGAVEAAFKCCAAAIIVLTKTGRSAQLLSRYRPRAAVIAVTRSAQAARQAHLCRGVFPLLYSEPPEAIWADDVDRRVQFGIESGKLRGFLRVGDLVIVVTGWRPGSGYTNIMRVLSIS; translated from the exons ATGCGAACCCCATCTCTAGGAAAG cagcagcagctgtcaGCTGCTATGGCAGACACCTTCCTGGAGCACCTGTGCCTGTTGGACATCGACTCGGAGCCTGTGGCCGCCCGCAGTACCAGCATCATTGCCACCATCG GGCCAGCCTCTCATTCGGTGGAGCGCCTCAAGGAGATGATCAAGGCCGGGATGAACATTGCACGCCTCAACTTCTCCCACGGCTCCCATGAG TACCACGCTCAGTCCATCGCCAACATCCGGGAGGCTGTGGAGAGCTTTGCAACTTCTCCGCTCGGCTATCGCCCCGTGGCCATTGCCCTGGACACCAAGGGACCGGAGATACGGACCGGGGTCCTGAAGGGG GGCCCTGAGACCGAAGTGGAGCTAGTGAAGGGCTCCTGGGTCCTGGTGACCGTGGACCCGGCGTTCCGGACGCTGGGGGATGCACACACCGTGTGGGTGGACTATCCCAATATCGTCAAGGTCGTGCCGGTGGGAGGCCACATCTTCATAGACGACGGGCTCATCTCCCTGCAGGTCAAGAAAATAG ACCGGAAGGGGCTGGAGACCCAAGTGGAGAATGGAGGTCTTCTGGGCAGCCGGAAAGGCGTGAACCTGCCAGGTGCCGAGGTGGACTTGCCGGGGCTGTCTGAGCAAGACGCCCAGGACCTACGCTTTGGGGTGGAGCATAATGTGGACATCATCTTTGCCTCCTTTGTGAGGAAAGCCAGTGATGTGGCTGCCATCCGGGCTGCTCTGGGGCCGGAAGGACGGACCATCAAGATCATTAGCAAAATTGAGAACCACGAAGGCGTGAAGAA GTTTGAAGAAATCCTGGAGGTGAGTGACGGCATCATGGTGGCACGGGGCGACCTAGGCATCGAGATCCCTGCTGAGAAGGTTTTCCTGGCCCAGAAGATGATGATTGGTCGGTGCAACTTGGCGGGCAAGCCCGTCGTCTGTGCCACACAG ATGCTGGAGAGCATGATCACTAAGCCCCGGCCAACCCGGGCAGAGACGAGTGATGTAGCCAATGCTGTGCTGGATGGAGCAGATTGCATCATGCTATCAGGGGAGACCGCCAAGGGCAAATTTCCTGTGGAGGCTGTAAAGATGCAGCATGCG ATTgccagggaggcagaggctgcTGTGTACCACCGGCAGCTGTTTGAGGAGCTGCGCCGGGCAGCGCCACTGAGCCGCGATCCCACGGAGGTCACTGCCATAGGCGCGGTGGAGGCCGCCTTCAAGTGCTGTGCTGCTGCCATCATCGTGCTGACCAAGACTGGACG tTCAGCACAGCTGCTATCTCGGTACCGGCCTCGGGCAGCGGTCATTGCTGTCACCCGCTCTGCCCAGGCTGCCCGGCAGGCCCACCTGTGCCGAGGGGTCTTCCCCTTGCTCTACAGTGAACCTCCAGAGGCCATCTGGGCAGACGATGTGGATCGCCGGGTCCAATTTGGCATTGAAAGTG GAAAGCTCCGTGGCTTCCTCCGTGTGGGGGACCTGGTGATTGTGGTGACAGGCTGGCGACCTGGCTCTGGCTATACCAATATCATGCGAGTGCTCAGCATATCCTGA
- the PKLR gene encoding pyruvate kinase PKLR isoform X3, translating to MADTFLEHLCLLDIDSEPVAARSTSIIATIGPASHSVERLKEMIKAGMNIARLNFSHGSHEYHAQSIANIREAVESFATSPLGYRPVAIALDTKGPEIRTGVLKGGPETEVELVKGSWVLVTVDPAFRTLGDAHTVWVDYPNIVKVVPVGGHIFIDDGLISLQVKKIDRKGLETQVENGGLLGSRKGVNLPGAEVDLPGLSEQDAQDLRFGVEHNVDIIFASFVRKASDVAAIRAALGPEGRTIKIISKIENHEGVKKFEEILEVSDGIMVARGDLGIEIPAEKVFLAQKMMIGRCNLAGKPVVCATQMLESMITKPRPTRAETSDVANAVLDGADCIMLSGETAKGKFPVEAVKMQHAIAREAEAAVYHRQLFEELRRAAPLSRDPTEVTAIGAVEAAFKCCAAAIIVLTKTGRSAQLLSRYRPRAAVIAVTRSAQAARQAHLCRGVFPLLYSEPPEAIWADDVDRRVQFGIESGKLRGFLRVGDLVIVVTGWRPGSGYTNIMRVLSIS from the exons ATGGCAGACACCTTCCTGGAGCACCTGTGCCTGTTGGACATCGACTCGGAGCCTGTGGCCGCCCGCAGTACCAGCATCATTGCCACCATCG GGCCAGCCTCTCATTCGGTGGAGCGCCTCAAGGAGATGATCAAGGCCGGGATGAACATTGCACGCCTCAACTTCTCCCACGGCTCCCATGAG TACCACGCTCAGTCCATCGCCAACATCCGGGAGGCTGTGGAGAGCTTTGCAACTTCTCCGCTCGGCTATCGCCCCGTGGCCATTGCCCTGGACACCAAGGGACCGGAGATACGGACCGGGGTCCTGAAGGGG GGCCCTGAGACCGAAGTGGAGCTAGTGAAGGGCTCCTGGGTCCTGGTGACCGTGGACCCGGCGTTCCGGACGCTGGGGGATGCACACACCGTGTGGGTGGACTATCCCAATATCGTCAAGGTCGTGCCGGTGGGAGGCCACATCTTCATAGACGACGGGCTCATCTCCCTGCAGGTCAAGAAAATAG ACCGGAAGGGGCTGGAGACCCAAGTGGAGAATGGAGGTCTTCTGGGCAGCCGGAAAGGCGTGAACCTGCCAGGTGCCGAGGTGGACTTGCCGGGGCTGTCTGAGCAAGACGCCCAGGACCTACGCTTTGGGGTGGAGCATAATGTGGACATCATCTTTGCCTCCTTTGTGAGGAAAGCCAGTGATGTGGCTGCCATCCGGGCTGCTCTGGGGCCGGAAGGACGGACCATCAAGATCATTAGCAAAATTGAGAACCACGAAGGCGTGAAGAA GTTTGAAGAAATCCTGGAGGTGAGTGACGGCATCATGGTGGCACGGGGCGACCTAGGCATCGAGATCCCTGCTGAGAAGGTTTTCCTGGCCCAGAAGATGATGATTGGTCGGTGCAACTTGGCGGGCAAGCCCGTCGTCTGTGCCACACAG ATGCTGGAGAGCATGATCACTAAGCCCCGGCCAACCCGGGCAGAGACGAGTGATGTAGCCAATGCTGTGCTGGATGGAGCAGATTGCATCATGCTATCAGGGGAGACCGCCAAGGGCAAATTTCCTGTGGAGGCTGTAAAGATGCAGCATGCG ATTgccagggaggcagaggctgcTGTGTACCACCGGCAGCTGTTTGAGGAGCTGCGCCGGGCAGCGCCACTGAGCCGCGATCCCACGGAGGTCACTGCCATAGGCGCGGTGGAGGCCGCCTTCAAGTGCTGTGCTGCTGCCATCATCGTGCTGACCAAGACTGGACG tTCAGCACAGCTGCTATCTCGGTACCGGCCTCGGGCAGCGGTCATTGCTGTCACCCGCTCTGCCCAGGCTGCCCGGCAGGCCCACCTGTGCCGAGGGGTCTTCCCCTTGCTCTACAGTGAACCTCCAGAGGCCATCTGGGCAGACGATGTGGATCGCCGGGTCCAATTTGGCATTGAAAGTG GAAAGCTCCGTGGCTTCCTCCGTGTGGGGGACCTGGTGATTGTGGTGACAGGCTGGCGACCTGGCTCTGGCTATACCAATATCATGCGAGTGCTCAGCATATCCTGA
- the PKLR gene encoding pyruvate kinase PKLR isoform X5, producing the protein MRTPSLGKQQQLSAAMADTFLEHLCLLDIDSEPVAARSTSIIATIGPASHSVERLKEMIKAGMNIARLNFSHGSHEYHAQSIANIREAVESFATSPLGYRPVAIALDTKGPEIRTGVLKGGPETEVELVKGSWVLVTVDPAFRTLGDAHTVWVDYPNIVKVVPVGGHIFIDDGLISLQVKKIDRKGLETQVENGGLLGSRKGVNLPGAEVDLPGLSEQDAQDLRFGVEHNVDIIFASFVRKASDVAAIRAALGPEGRTIKIISKIENHEGVKKFEEILEVSDGIMVARGDLGIEIPAEKVFLAQKMMIGRCNLAGKPVVCATQIAREAEAAVYHRQLFEELRRAAPLSRDPTEVTAIGAVEAAFKCCAAAIIVLTKTGRSAQLLSRYRPRAAVIAVTRSAQAARQAHLCRGVFPLLYSEPPEAIWADDVDRRVQFGIESGKLRGFLRVGDLVIVVTGWRPGSGYTNIMRVLSIS; encoded by the exons ATGCGAACCCCATCTCTAGGAAAG cagcagcagctgtcaGCTGCTATGGCAGACACCTTCCTGGAGCACCTGTGCCTGTTGGACATCGACTCGGAGCCTGTGGCCGCCCGCAGTACCAGCATCATTGCCACCATCG GGCCAGCCTCTCATTCGGTGGAGCGCCTCAAGGAGATGATCAAGGCCGGGATGAACATTGCACGCCTCAACTTCTCCCACGGCTCCCATGAG TACCACGCTCAGTCCATCGCCAACATCCGGGAGGCTGTGGAGAGCTTTGCAACTTCTCCGCTCGGCTATCGCCCCGTGGCCATTGCCCTGGACACCAAGGGACCGGAGATACGGACCGGGGTCCTGAAGGGG GGCCCTGAGACCGAAGTGGAGCTAGTGAAGGGCTCCTGGGTCCTGGTGACCGTGGACCCGGCGTTCCGGACGCTGGGGGATGCACACACCGTGTGGGTGGACTATCCCAATATCGTCAAGGTCGTGCCGGTGGGAGGCCACATCTTCATAGACGACGGGCTCATCTCCCTGCAGGTCAAGAAAATAG ACCGGAAGGGGCTGGAGACCCAAGTGGAGAATGGAGGTCTTCTGGGCAGCCGGAAAGGCGTGAACCTGCCAGGTGCCGAGGTGGACTTGCCGGGGCTGTCTGAGCAAGACGCCCAGGACCTACGCTTTGGGGTGGAGCATAATGTGGACATCATCTTTGCCTCCTTTGTGAGGAAAGCCAGTGATGTGGCTGCCATCCGGGCTGCTCTGGGGCCGGAAGGACGGACCATCAAGATCATTAGCAAAATTGAGAACCACGAAGGCGTGAAGAA GTTTGAAGAAATCCTGGAGGTGAGTGACGGCATCATGGTGGCACGGGGCGACCTAGGCATCGAGATCCCTGCTGAGAAGGTTTTCCTGGCCCAGAAGATGATGATTGGTCGGTGCAACTTGGCGGGCAAGCCCGTCGTCTGTGCCACACAG ATTgccagggaggcagaggctgcTGTGTACCACCGGCAGCTGTTTGAGGAGCTGCGCCGGGCAGCGCCACTGAGCCGCGATCCCACGGAGGTCACTGCCATAGGCGCGGTGGAGGCCGCCTTCAAGTGCTGTGCTGCTGCCATCATCGTGCTGACCAAGACTGGACG tTCAGCACAGCTGCTATCTCGGTACCGGCCTCGGGCAGCGGTCATTGCTGTCACCCGCTCTGCCCAGGCTGCCCGGCAGGCCCACCTGTGCCGAGGGGTCTTCCCCTTGCTCTACAGTGAACCTCCAGAGGCCATCTGGGCAGACGATGTGGATCGCCGGGTCCAATTTGGCATTGAAAGTG GAAAGCTCCGTGGCTTCCTCCGTGTGGGGGACCTGGTGATTGTGGTGACAGGCTGGCGACCTGGCTCTGGCTATACCAATATCATGCGAGTGCTCAGCATATCCTGA